From a single Thermodesulfobacteriota bacterium genomic region:
- a CDS encoding helix-hairpin-helix domain-containing protein: EDPEVAAQFVQQYYRGDRIIPPEVVVGLGLAPGDRALLEEWLGEKRGKAVEVVSPRRGEKAQLLGMAEENARELLAERRRTKVGYEAALAELQAKLHLPALPRRIECYDISNVQGREAVGSLVTFADGFPRKEGYRRFVVRTVDGSDDFAMLYEVLSRRLARRGEEGWELPDLLLVDGGRGQLSVAQRALADAGAEVPAAGLAKARALPGAGVEVEHSPERVFLPGRVNPVVLPRSSSALFLLQRLRDEAHRFALTHHRKRRTRASLASALEAIPGVGERRRKALLKHFGSLKRLREATPEEIAAVPGLPEALARRIAEALQG; this comes from the coding sequence GAAGACCCGGAAGTGGCCGCCCAGTTCGTGCAGCAGTACTACCGGGGCGACCGCATCATCCCTCCCGAGGTGGTGGTGGGCCTGGGACTGGCCCCCGGCGACCGGGCGCTCCTCGAGGAGTGGCTGGGGGAGAAGCGGGGCAAGGCCGTGGAGGTCGTCTCGCCCCGGCGGGGCGAGAAGGCGCAGCTCCTGGGCATGGCCGAGGAGAACGCCCGGGAGCTCCTGGCCGAGCGACGCCGCACCAAGGTGGGGTACGAGGCGGCCCTGGCCGAGCTCCAGGCGAAGCTGCACCTTCCCGCCCTACCCCGCCGGATCGAGTGCTACGACATCTCCAACGTCCAGGGGCGCGAAGCCGTGGGGAGCCTGGTGACCTTCGCCGACGGGTTTCCCCGCAAGGAGGGCTACCGGCGCTTCGTGGTGCGCACGGTGGACGGCTCCGACGACTTCGCCATGCTCTACGAGGTCCTCTCCCGGCGGCTCGCCCGCCGGGGGGAAGAGGGCTGGGAGCTTCCCGACCTCCTCCTCGTGGACGGGGGCCGGGGGCAGCTCTCGGTGGCCCAGCGGGCCCTGGCCGACGCGGGGGCCGAGGTGCCCGCCGCGGGCCTGGCCAAGGCCCGGGCTCTCCCGGGCGCGGGGGTGGAAGTGGAGCACTCCCCCGAGCGGGTGTTCCTGCCCGGGCGCGTGAACCCGGTGGTGTTGCCCCGCAGCTCCTCGGCCCTCTTCCTCCTCCAGCGCCTGCGCGACGAGGCCCACCGCTTCGCCCTCACCCACCACCGCAAGCGCCGCACCCGCGCCAGCCTCGCCTCCGCGCTCGAAGCGATCCCCGGCGTCGGCGAGCGCCGCCGAAAGGCCCTCTTGAAGCACTTCGGGAGCCTCAAGCGCCTCCGGGAAGCAACCCCCGAGGAGATCGCCGCCGTGCCGGGCCTCCCCGAAGCCCTCGCCCGAAGGATCGCGGAAGCGCTCCAAGGGTGA